The DNA region CCGGCTACGACTACGACACGTTCGCCGCCGACCTGAATGCGCTGCTGGAAGCCCTCGATCTGCGGATGTCGTGCTCGTCGGCTTCTCGATGGGCACCGGGGAGCTTGCCCGATACGTCCGTCGGTACGGGCATGAGCGGATCGCGAAGTTCGCGTTCCTCGCGTCGCTCGAACCCTTCCTCGTCCGAGGTGACGATAATCCGGAAGGCGTACCGCAGGACGTGTTCGACGGCATCGCCGCGGCCGCGAAACAGGACCGGTACGCCTGGTACACCCGGTTCTTTCACGACTTCTACAACGTGGACGAGAACCTCGGCACCCGCATCAGCCCGGAGGCCGTCGCCGGCAGTTGGAACGTCGCCATCGCGAGCGCACCGGTCGCCGCGTATGCGGTCGTCCCGTCATGGATCGAGGATTTCCGCGGTGACGTCGAGGCTGTGCGCGTTTCCGACAAGCCGACCTTGATCCTGCACGGCACGAAGGACAACATCCTGCCGATCGATGCCACTGCCCGCAGGTTCCGTCTGGCCATCCCGGACGCCGATTACGTCGAGGTCGAAGGTGCGCCGCACGGCCTCCTGTGGACTCATGCCGACGAGGTCAACGCCGCCCTCCAACAGTTCCTCGGCGGGTGATCCGCGGGGAAGAGGACCGTCCCCGCGATGTCACCGCTCAGCGCAACTGCCCAGGGCCGTCGTCACCCGGACCGGCCCCATTCACGGCGCGCGGGACCTGGTCACCTACAGCTGGAACCTCGGGCCCGAAGGCGGGACCGCCATCATCACCGTTCGCGATGTGCTCATCATCGATGGCAGCACCGTCACCTCCGTCTACGTGCTCCTCGACGCACGCTGACGCCGCGCGGCGGGTCCAACAGTGTTCGAGCTCACGCAGAACAGGAACCGGCACTGAGCGAACCGCGCCAGTGGAATGCGACCACACCTTTCGTCGGTCGCCCACTCGCGGCCGGAACAGACCGAGAACTCCGCTTAGGTACCTAGACGTGTACGTACACGGAGGTGTACGCTCGGCCGCATGGATGCACTGCTTACCGCGATCGGCGACCCGCACCGCAGGACGCTGCTCGATGCACTGAGCCGAGGCCCCGCCACTGTCACGGAACTCGCCGAACTCGTGCCCATCGCGCGGCCAGGTGTATCCCGGCACCTTCGAATCCTCCGCGAGTCGGGACTTGTCGGAGTTCGAGCGGATGCCCAACGAAGGATCTACGAGCTGCGCACCGAGCCACTCATCGAACTCGATGACTGGCTTGCGCCGTACCGCGCTGTCTGGACGCAGCGGATGGACGCACTGCACACCGAAGTCGGCAGAGGCAAGAAGGAAGGAAAGGCATCGTGATGAGCGAACAGAAGCTGCTCGGAGAGCTGCGCGAGGAGAATGGTTCGGGAGTCGTCCGCGTCGAAGACGTCTACGCCACCGGCATCGATGACCTCTGGTCGGCAATCACCGAACCCGACCGCCTCGCGCGCTGGATCGCCCAGGTGAGCGGCGACCTGCGTGTCGGTGGAGAGTTCGACGCGACCTTCACCAGCGGCTGGGTCGGTACAGGCCGGATCGAAGTCTGCGCCGCCCCGACCCTCCTGCGGGTCCGGACGCAGCAACCCGGCGAGCAGGCGACGGTCATGGAGGCTCAGCTCGGCCCGGCCGCCGGCGGCACTCGGCTCGTCATCGAGGAAAGAGGGCTGCCGCTCGCCGAGTACGCCGGCCATGGGGCGGGATGGCAAGCGCACGTGGAAGACCTGCACGCTCATATCGCCGGGACCGCGTCGATGGACTGGATGCAGCGTTGGCGCGAACTGAGTCCCGCGTACGTCGCGTTGGTCAGCCGATGAGCAGCTCGGGCAGGAACAGCTCGGCAACGGTCCCGGCGACCCGGTGACGGTGACTCCGCCCGCACAGGAACCTGATTCGCGGCGGGCTCAGCAGTATCCTTGCCTGCGCGGTCGTCGCGGTCATCTCGCTGCGGAACGGCATTGCGTCAGAGGAGGTTGCCGCCGACGCGTCGCGGACCCTGGGAAACGACTCCGTGGATGAACCGTGACCTGGACGAATCCCAGGGGAGGAACTCCTTCGCGGTTGTCCGCGTCGGCTGCATCTCTCGCCGGAGCGTCGCGTCGCGTCGAGAACTCGAAGGGTCAGGGCGTCGGAGTGCCGCCGTTCACGTTCAGCGTCTCGCCGATCACGTAGCTGGACTCCGCAGATGCCAGGAAGACGTATGCGGGCGGGAGTTCGGCCGGCTGGCCGGCTCGACCGAGGGGCGTCTGCTTGCCGAACTCGGCGATCTTGGACTGCGGCTGGCCTTCGGTCACCTGCAGGGGGGTCCAGATCGGCCCCGGCGCGATGGCGTTGACCCGGATGCCTTTCGGCGCGAGTTGCTGGGCGAGCGCCTTGGTGAACGTGTTGATGGTCGCCTTGGTCGAGGCGTAGTCGACCAGGATCTCGGACGGCTTGTAGGCCTGAACGGAGGTCGTGTTGATGATCGTGGCGCCGGCGGCCAGATGAGGCAAGGCGGCTTTGGTGATCCAGAACATCGCATACACGTTGGTCTTGAAGGTGTCGTCGAACTGCTCGTCCGTGAGCGTCGTGAGGTCCTCGTTGTAGACCTGCTTGCCGCCGTTGTTGACCAGGATGTCCAGGCCGCCGAGCCCGCTCACGGCCCTGTCGACCAGGCTTCGGCAGTAGTCGGGGTCGCGGAGATCGCCCGGCAGCGTCAGCACGTTCGCCCCGGCGTCCTGGAGGATGGACGCTATTCGTCGGGCGTCCTTCTCCTCTTCCGGAAGGTAGGACATGGCCACGTCTGCGCCCTCCCGAGCGAAGGCGATCGCGGTCGCGGCGCCGATCCCGGAGTCGGCGCCGGTGATCAGGGCTTTGCGTCCGGTCAGGCGGCCGGTGCCGCGATACGTCGTCTCGCCCAGATCGGCTTTCGGCTCCAGCTCCGCGTCCAGGCCGGGCTCGGGCTGAGACTGCTGCTCGGGCTCGAAGTCGGCGTACAGTTCGGCGGGATTGGTGAAGGTGTACTGGTCGCGTGTCATCTCGTCCTCTCCGGGTCGGGTGTGCATCCTCAGGATGCTGCCGTCGCCCGGCCAGGTCGCGGGGATTGACGGCGCACGAAGACTGCGCTATCCGCAATCGAGCACGGACCGTCTGGCCAGGGAGGTGCGCGCCGCACGGGAAGGCGAAGGGGCGGACACCGGACTGGTGCGCGTCGTCGATGACGAGGTCAAGCCCGGCGTGGAGGCCGACATGGGCCCAGGCGACGATTGGCCGGCGCTGCGTTCTCGGATCCTGGATGCCGACATCCTGGCCCTATCCGGCGCCGTTGCCGGAGGTGAAACTCCGGCCACCCGATCGAGCGGAGACATCCCGGATGCTGTCAGCCGGCTCCCGAATCCACCTAGGTGTGGTCTGGGATCTCGGTGCCGCCGCCGAGCTTCTCGATCTCGATGTACCTCTCCAACAGAAGACGCGCCCGGGCAGCGTGACGTCCACCCAGGTCCTCCTCGGCGCGGAGTGATGACCGCATCTGGTCGAGCTTCTCCGATGCTGCCGCCAGTGGGGGCAGCATCGGAGTGGCGGGATCGCTGCGAATCGACAGCACGCACGGGCGGTCGGCAGCCCACGCGCGTCTCCATGCGTCATCCACATCGTCTCGGCTGGATACCCGCTCACCGGCCAGCCCGAGCAGACGAGCGTATTCGTCGTACGGCACCGACGGGAGATCCTGGCTGGCGTCGAATCGCGGCGCGCCCTCCATCTCGCGCTGCTCCCAGCTCACCTCGGCGAGGTCGCCGTTGTCGAACACGGCGATGACGAACCGGGGATCGGCCCACTCCCGCCAGCGTGAGGAGACCGTGACCAGCTCTGCCAAACCGCTCATCTGCATGCCGCCGTCCCCGGAGAGGACCAGCACCGGCCGGTCGGGCGCCGTGAGCTTCGCCGCGATCCCATAGGGGATGCCGCAGCCCATGCTGGCAAGCGTTCCGGAGACGTGCGCGGGCACTCCCCGCGGGAGCACGAGTTGCCGGGCGTACCAGTAGACGACGCTTCCGACATCCACGGCGACGCGGGCGTTGTCAGGCAGATGGTCGTTCAGCGCACGCATGACCGCTTCAGGATTGAGCGGGTCCGCCTCCACGGCCGCCCGTTCGGCGCTGATCGCCCGCCATCTGCGAACGACCTCGTGCACGCGGTCGGTCCAGGCTGTCCCATTCGACACCGCCGGAGTCGCTTCGCGAAGCGCACGAAGGGTGGACGCGGCGTCTCCCACCAACCCGACATCCACGGGACTGCGATTGCCGATCATCCGCGGATCGATGTCGATCTGCACGGTTCTGGCCTGCCCGGGCGCCGGGTAGAACTCCGTCCACGGGTCATTGGACCCCACGATGAGCAACGCGTCGCACTCGGCGAAGACCTGCGCGCTCGCGGTCGTCCCCAGATGTCCCATGGTTCCCGCAGCGAAAGGCAGTCGCTCGTCGACGAACGGCTTGCCGAGCAGACTCGAGACGACGGCCGCGCCGAGGTGCTCGGCCAGCGCCTGGACCTCCTCGACCGCGCCGCCGGCGCCCTGACCGATGAGGAACGCCGGGCGCTGCGCGGACGAGAGCAGATCGGCGGCGGCGGCGACGCGGTCAGCGGCCGCGCGAACGCGGGGCTCGTCGAAAGTCACCTCACTCGGCACGATGCCGTGTTCGTGAGGACGTTCGGGGGCGGGCTCGGACTGCACGTCGTGAGGGAGGATGACCACGGCCGGTGAGCGCGATCCGAGCGCCGCGCGGAACGCCCGGTCGATGACCATGGGCACCTGTTCGGCGCTGGAAACCTCCACGGTGTATTGCGCCGCGACATCGGAGAAAAGTGTGCGCAGGTCGATTTCCTGCATGTAGCCGGATCCCAGGACGCTGCGGTGCTGCTGCCCGATGAGCGCGACCACCGGCACCCGGTCGAGTTTGGCGTCGTAGAGGCCATTCAGAAGATGCACCGCGCCCGGACCCTGAGTCGAGACGACCACGCCGACCCCACCGGCATACTTTGCCTCGCCGACAGCCATGAAGGCCGCGTTCTCCTCGTGCCGCGCTTGGACGAACTGGACCTGGCCGCCGGACTGCCGGATGGCCTCCAGCACGCCGTTGATGCCGTCACCGCTGTAGCCGTACACCCGCGACACACCCCACTCGCGCAGGCGATCGACGATCACATTCGACACGGTTCTCTGCTGCTCGGCCACGGGTTCGTCTTCCTCTCATCTCTGCGAGCCCCGGTCACGATTCGATCGGTTCTTCGCCCTACCGGTGATGCTCGGTGAGCTGCCCAGCGTGCTCGCCGTGCGCGCGGGGGAGGCGGTGCGGTCGGGACGCGCCAACCATGCTCCTCGTCGTCAACGACGGTAGGGGGGCCACGGGACGCAGCAGCAGGGGATTGAGTCCGGTGCATGAAGGTGTTAGGCGCGGCCGCGGCCCCGCGTCGGGCGAGAGGGCCCGTCTGCGCCATTGCGCGAGGTCCAGCCTGAGGACGAAGGCTTCGTGCTCCTGACCCATCGGAGGACTCGGATTCGGAAGCTGCAGGACACCCAGCCGGTCTGGCACGCGGTGATCGGGATTGCGATCTACATCGTCGCCGTCAACATCGGCGATGCCGTCGGGCAGTTGCGGCGGTCGGGTTCGTCGAGGAGCTCCTGTTCCGCGGGTTCCTGCTGCAGGCACTGCGCACCGAGGGAAGCACCAGCGGCTGATCCGGCACTGGCATCGGGCGGGTCCTGAAGACGCGCAGGATGCCGGACGCAAATCGCCTCGGCCGCGTACCTTGGTGGCATGTGCGGGCGATTTGCGATGAACAAGGAGACCAACGAGCTGATCGAGGAGTTCGTCGCCGATGGCGGCGACTTCCGCGACTGGCGGCCGAGCTACTCCCTCGCGCCGACCAATCCCATCCTGATGGTGCGCGAACGCGTCGACGAGGACAGCGGCGAAGTGCGGCGGACGATCGACGAGGCCGTGTGGGACTTCCACCCCGCCTTCATGAAGGACTCCAAGCGCCCGAACTTCAACGCCCGCATCGAAACGGTCACCACCAATGGCCTGTGGAAGGGTGCGTTCGCCTCGTCGCGCGCGTTGATCCCGATGATCGGCTATTACGAGTGGACCGGCGAACCCGGCCGCAAGCAGGCGCACTTCCTCCATCCCACGCGCGGCGATCTGCTCGCCGCCGCGGGCATCTACACGGCTCGCAAGGTCGAGGACGTGTGGGAGGTGTCAGCGGCGATCATCACCCGCCCGGCGCGGGACGCATCCGGGGAGATCCACGACCGCATGCCGGTCTTCCTCGAGCCGGACGTGTGGAGCGACTACCTGGACCCCGGCAAGCTCGACGACGCCGGCAGGCAGCGGATGGTCGAGCTGCTCACCGCGGAGTCGGAGAAGGTCGCGGCCACGATCGACCAGTACGAGGTGGACCGGAAGGTCAACAACACCCGCACCGTCGATCCGCAGGATCCGACCCTCATTCAGCCGATCTGAGCGTCGGTTCCGCGACGTGCGACGTCCGTGCGGCGCTACGGGCGCGGGACGCTCGTGGGCAAGCGCATGGAGCGCGTCACCGACCGCCACGGTCCTGGTATGCGGGATTGGAGTTGCCCCGCTGCGGCATTGCCCCCGATCCGCACGAGGTACGACCCGCTTGACTGCCGCTGTGGCGGTGGAAAATAAGCCGACATAGTGTCGGTAAGCTGAGGAGCATGGAGATCCTCAAGAACGTCGTCCTTGCTTTGCACATCATCGGTGTCGTCGCCCTGTTGGGCGGCGTCCTTTACCAGATCGGTGCGATGCGGGCGGGCAGGGCGCGGGTGCTTCCGGCGATGATGCACGGCGCCTGGACGATGCTGGTCACCGGAATCCTGCTGGTCGGCCTGCTGTATCCGCTGGGCCACGAAGTGAACAACGTCAAGATCACCGTCAAACTCGTCGTCCTCATCGCGATCATCGTGATCGCTCTGGTCAACCGCAAGCGTGAGACGGTCGCCACGTGGGTCCTGGCCAGCATCGGTGGACTCACCGTGCTGAACGTGCTGCTGGCGACGGTCTGGCGCTAGCGAACCCGCGGCCTCGAACGATCGTGGGCCACCGGCCCGGGCCCATAATGGCGGGATGCCCAAGATCTCTGCGCGGACCGTGGCCGAGCATCGCGCCGCGCAACGCGCAGCGCTTCTGCGAGCGGGCGAGGCTGTGCTTGTCGAGTCCGGCCTCTCCGGGGTCACGCCGCGCAGCGTGTGCGAGCGCGCGGGGCTTGCCCGATCGAGCTTCTACGACTACTTCGCGACGAAGGACGACCTCGTCGTGTCGATCGCGATCGACGCGATCGAGCGGTGGGATGCCGAGATCGAACAGCAACTGGCCGGGGTCGAGCCAGGTCTGCCCGAGCTGCGGCGGTTCATCGACGCCACCATGGCGATGACCGCTGACGGAAGGCACGCGATCGCGGGAGCCCTGCGCGAAGCCGACCTCAGCCCGAGCAGCCGAGAAGACCTCATGGTGCTGCACGCAGCACTGCTGCGGCCCGTCGTCAGGGTACTGCGGGACCTCGGCGTACCCCGCAGCGAATCGACCACGATGCTGGTCCAGGGCGTGCTCGGCGCCGGCATCCAGCTCGTCACCCACGGTATGGATCCGGGCGCGGTCGCCGCCGACGTCTATCGCCTCGTGACCGACGGTCTGGTCTGAGCCTCGCCTCTCGCCGCAGGGCGTCGGACCGACCGAATCGATCGGTCAGGCCTCGCCGAGACCCACGCGGTCCACCCGTCGGTGGTAACGCATGCCGGCCATCCCGCCGAGGACCGCGCCGACCAGTGCCACGATCGCCGCACCCACGGCGGTGAGGATGCCGGTGAGCGTCGCGGTCTCCGCGGTCAACGGGATCCGCGGGAACGTGTCCAGCGCAGCGAGGATGTCCCACTGGCTGCCAACCACGGCCGTCACCAGCGCCACGACGAGCGCGATCACCACGGACCAGATCCATACGGCGAGTCCCTGCTTTACACCGCTGAAACGGGCCATCCGACCCGCGACATATCCGCCGGCGAAATAGGCGACGAGCAGCACGATGCCCAGGACCACCGCACTGACGACCGCCACGACCCCGGTGTTCTCGGTCGCGACGTCGGCTGCCTCCTCAACGGTGGATCCGGTGCTGAATCCGACGGCAGTGCCGACGGCGCCCACGAGCGCAGTCAGGAGCACGGCGGTGCCGGTCGCGGTCAGCCATCCGAAGAATGCTGAACCGAACTTGAAGCCGCCGAAGCGCTCCTGCTCGCGGGCGAGGACGTCGCGGTGAACAGCGTCGTCCTGGCCCGCGGGAGCCGCGCCGCCGGTGCCGGCGTCGTAGCGGGAAGCGCCGGGGCTCCGTGGATCCGATGCTGGGCTGCTCATGGTCTCTCGCCCCTCACTCCGAGATCGCTTCGACGGTTTCGCCCGTTTCCGTGGCCGAGAGCGACAGCGCGATGTCCGCCTGGCTGATCATGCCCACCAGATCATGTCCGTCGATCACCGG from Microbacterium sp. zg-B185 includes:
- a CDS encoding SDR family oxidoreductase, giving the protein MTRDQYTFTNPAELYADFEPEQQSQPEPGLDAELEPKADLGETTYRGTGRLTGRKALITGADSGIGAATAIAFAREGADVAMSYLPEEEKDARRIASILQDAGANVLTLPGDLRDPDYCRSLVDRAVSGLGGLDILVNNGGKQVYNEDLTTLTDEQFDDTFKTNVYAMFWITKAALPHLAAGATIINTTSVQAYKPSEILVDYASTKATINTFTKALAQQLAPKGIRVNAIAPGPIWTPLQVTEGQPQSKIAEFGKQTPLGRAGQPAELPPAYVFLASAESSYVIGETLNVNGGTPTP
- a CDS encoding metalloregulator ArsR/SmtB family transcription factor codes for the protein MDALLTAIGDPHRRTLLDALSRGPATVTELAELVPIARPGVSRHLRILRESGLVGVRADAQRRIYELRTEPLIELDDWLAPYRAVWTQRMDALHTEVGRGKKEGKAS
- a CDS encoding SOS response-associated peptidase; this encodes MCGRFAMNKETNELIEEFVADGGDFRDWRPSYSLAPTNPILMVRERVDEDSGEVRRTIDEAVWDFHPAFMKDSKRPNFNARIETVTTNGLWKGAFASSRALIPMIGYYEWTGEPGRKQAHFLHPTRGDLLAAAGIYTARKVEDVWEVSAAIITRPARDASGEIHDRMPVFLEPDVWSDYLDPGKLDDAGRQRMVELLTAESEKVAATIDQYEVDRKVNNTRTVDPQDPTLIQPI
- a CDS encoding thiamine pyrophosphate-requiring protein codes for the protein MSNVIVDRLREWGVSRVYGYSGDGINGVLEAIRQSGGQVQFVQARHEENAAFMAVGEAKYAGGVGVVVSTQGPGAVHLLNGLYDAKLDRVPVVALIGQQHRSVLGSGYMQEIDLRTLFSDVAAQYTVEVSSAEQVPMVIDRAFRAALGSRSPAVVILPHDVQSEPAPERPHEHGIVPSEVTFDEPRVRAAADRVAAAADLLSSAQRPAFLIGQGAGGAVEEVQALAEHLGAAVVSSLLGKPFVDERLPFAAGTMGHLGTTASAQVFAECDALLIVGSNDPWTEFYPAPGQARTVQIDIDPRMIGNRSPVDVGLVGDAASTLRALREATPAVSNGTAWTDRVHEVVRRWRAISAERAAVEADPLNPEAVMRALNDHLPDNARVAVDVGSVVYWYARQLVLPRGVPAHVSGTLASMGCGIPYGIAAKLTAPDRPVLVLSGDGGMQMSGLAELVTVSSRWREWADPRFVIAVFDNGDLAEVSWEQREMEGAPRFDASQDLPSVPYDEYARLLGLAGERVSSRDDVDDAWRRAWAADRPCVLSIRSDPATPMLPPLAAASEKLDQMRSSLRAEEDLGGRHAARARLLLERYIEIEKLGGGTEIPDHT
- a CDS encoding TetR/AcrR family transcriptional regulator → MPKISARTVAEHRAAQRAALLRAGEAVLVESGLSGVTPRSVCERAGLARSSFYDYFATKDDLVVSIAIDAIERWDAEIEQQLAGVEPGLPELRRFIDATMAMTADGRHAIAGALREADLSPSSREDLMVLHAALLRPVVRVLRDLGVPRSESTTMLVQGVLGAGIQLVTHGMDPGAVAADVYRLVTDGLV
- a CDS encoding SRPBCC domain-containing protein translates to MSEQKLLGELREENGSGVVRVEDVYATGIDDLWSAITEPDRLARWIAQVSGDLRVGGEFDATFTSGWVGTGRIEVCAAPTLLRVRTQQPGEQATVMEAQLGPAAGGTRLVIEERGLPLAEYAGHGAGWQAHVEDLHAHIAGTASMDWMQRWRELSPAYVALVSR